The genomic region GGGTAGAATTAGCAAAGAACCTTTAATAAATACCGAAATTTTTTTACTTAAAAGATTGGAAGAATATAATAAAGTGATGAGTATAGAACATGTAACAGGACATGATTTAATAAATTCAGGAATAAAACAGGGAAAAATATTCTCAGAGTTAATGAAGTATGCTCATAATCTTAGATTATCAGGTATAAATAAAGAGAAAAGTTTGAAACAAACATTAGCATATGCAAGAGAATTAGAGAAAAGATAGTTTAAAAATGATATTTTTAAAATAAATATTATGTTTAATAGTATTAGATAGGAGTAAATATGATAAATGTTGAATTAAGTAGATTTAGAGTAAAAAAAGGTATGGAAAGTAAAGTTAGTGAATGGTTAAAATTTTTAAATGATAATATGGAAGATACTTTACTAACACTTGAAAATGAGAAAATGTATGTTGAATCTATACATAGAGAAAATATAGATGGATATGAATATCTATATTGGTATTCTATTCAAGGTACAGGCGGAATTGATGTTCAAGATTCAGAAAGCTATATAGATATTAAACATCTAGAATATTGGGATATGTGTATAGATAATACATATTTAAATA from Oceanivirga salmonicida harbors:
- a CDS encoding DUF6176 family protein, whose product is MINVELSRFRVKKGMESKVSEWLKFLNDNMEDTLLTLENEKMYVESIHRENIDGYEYLYWYSIQGTGGIDVQDSESYIDIKHLEYWDMCIDNTYLNNDIKAEVIMIPDKIKEQMK